The window GCTGGCGGAAGTGAAGAAAAAAGTGGCAGTGCTGCCAAGCCTGGAGTGGAACCGCTTCTCGCACAGCTTCAGCCATATTTTTGCCGGTGGTTACAGCGCCGGTTACTACAGCTATCTGTGGGCGGAAGTGTTGTCGGCCGATGCGTTCTCCCGCTTCGAAGAAGACGGTATTTTCAACCGCGAGACCGGCCTGAGCTTCCTGAATAACATTCTGGAAATGGGCGGCAGTGAAGAGCCGATGGAGCTGTTCAAACGCTTCCGTGGCCGCGAGCCGCAAATTGATGCGCTGCTGCGTCACGCCGGAATTGCCGCGTAAGTACGCAACCCAAGCCGCGAAAATCAAAGGCCAGCCTCCCGAGGCTGGCCTTTTGCTGTTAAACGCTGCGGTTAGTGGCTTGGTTTGGGGTTGTGCGCATGGCACCAGCGGCTTCTGATCCAGTGATCGAGTGACCATTTGCCCGCTCCCCATACCACGACCATCAGCAGCAGCGCGCCCCACAGCTGGTGGTCATAGAAACCGCGCTCCCACAGCAGCGGATACGAGATGACGGCAATGATATTGAAGCCGAACAGCGCCAGAGCGGTAAGGCGGCCAAGCAAGCCCGGGATCAGCAGCAGCGGCAGGAGCAGTTCGGTCCCGGTGCCCAGGTAAGCCGCCCATTGCCACGGCAGCAGCGGCACCTGATATTCAAATTCAAACAGATACAGGGTGCTGTCCCAACTGCTGATTTTGACCAGACCGGACTGCAGGAAGACCCAGCCGGCCCACAGCCGCGCCAGGAGTAATACCAGCGGTGCCAGCGTGCTTTGCAGCCAGCCGCAGCACTGTTGATAGCAAGCCATCAGGGTGTTCATATCCGTCTCCTAGTTCGCGCTGGGCAGGGTAAAACCGGCCACAATATCTAACCGGGTCAGTGCCGGCAACGTGGCCAGCAAGTGAGGTGTTATTGCCCCGATCGGGGTGGCAGCGTTAAGCGCGTGCAGCAGCTGATATTCAGCCTCGCTGCAGGCTCGGCTCCAGGGCTGGCCGTCGCCATCACAGGCGATCAGGCCGCGCTGTGGCTCATCCAGTTGCAGCGCAGAAAAGTCCTCACTGAGGATAGCTGCGCGCAGATCAAATAAGGCATACGGTGCACTGAACAAACTGACCCAGGGCGACAATTGCAGCCGGACTTGCGCCTGCTGTGCTGCGCTGAGTGCCGCTAAGCGGGTCAGCGGCTGGCAGTCCGGACGGGGCGCAGTTGCATAGCTTTGCTGCACCGCATCCAGTTGCCACTCAAAACGTGCCAGATCCGCGGCGTAAGGCACGGTCTGCAGCAGGTGCGGCAGCGCGGCGATACTGCTCTCAAGTCCGGCGCCGTAGGCGCTGACATCGGCGCTGGCCAACGGATGGTGCATGACATAGTGGCGCGCCAGCGCAGAGAAGCACTCTTCACCGATCACGGCTCTGAGCAGCGGATAACCGGCGGCGAGCACCTCACTAAGGCTAATCACATAGTTATTGCGATAAATCTGCAGCCGCTGTCCGGCGCTGAACCCGGCGCTGATGATGTCGGCCAGCACCGCGTCATCTGCGTGGTTGAGTGCCTGGCTGAAGCGGGCTTGCAGCCGGGCCAGATCACAGCTCATCAGCGCCTCCTTGTGCCATCAGACTGGCGGGCTGGTGACGGTGGTATTGGTATTGGTACTGCGCCGCGGTGACCTGCTGCAGAATTTGCGCAGCGCGGCCGGCTTCTGCCAGCAGGACCTGTGCTTCAGGCAGGTCGCTATCCCACTCTATCAGAGTGCGGCGCGCGCCATGGCGCGCCGTCCAGTCGCGAAACAGTTGCCATAACGCGCGACT is drawn from Vibrio sp. CDRSL-10 TSBA and contains these coding sequences:
- a CDS encoding DoxX family protein, with product MNTLMACYQQCCGWLQSTLAPLVLLLARLWAGWVFLQSGLVKISSWDSTLYLFEFEYQVPLLPWQWAAYLGTGTELLLPLLLIPGLLGRLTALALFGFNIIAVISYPLLWERGFYDHQLWGALLLMVVVWGAGKWSLDHWIRSRWCHAHNPKPSH
- a CDS encoding DNA-binding domain-containing protein, whose product is MSCDLARLQARFSQALNHADDAVLADIISAGFSAGQRLQIYRNNYVISLSEVLAAGYPLLRAVIGEECFSALARHYVMHHPLASADVSAYGAGLESSIAALPHLLQTVPYAADLARFEWQLDAVQQSYATAPRPDCQPLTRLAALSAAQQAQVRLQLSPWVSLFSAPYALFDLRAAILSEDFSALQLDEPQRGLIACDGDGQPWSRACSEAEYQLLHALNAATPIGAITPHLLATLPALTRLDIVAGFTLPSAN